Proteins from a single region of Bacteroidota bacterium:
- a CDS encoding T9SS type A sorting domain-containing protein: MKKLYPLFLLMFFITSNSYSQWNYGSPFSTAAEQSTWQHVVNPLPIAGNFVLDSITGAYPTNAWFNQFYLYGNAWPNISGPLGQNSIYTYPYQIRFGTQLDSNRYPNKYAYLGINYRPFGTQQLGTPQFPKYAYDDGLYFAMGTSVNPANYKPAILNNYTEISATIKFTNTTNTNQYYYAPLVRGMPYMTMIYNNVTPAIYFPSPIVHWVNDTELLTPGQQFTGTVFKIKTLEGDPNLFRSQTWMIYSSTPITLTYNQQPYNGATQDGLIATAPITGWIRMAHVTYTGDPKASDSTARINLLNAYSKFIPVKGDVQVNVANSSSTTATMNFNFTRYNEASFGSNDSLLMMALPHHVDMLPAGSTTQLMNYQVIKGILSEVKKKTWVMTENLPQYTWNPDRGTLTNVPLNWCDSIQRYAIGDSVYFMAQYQWSDVYAAGKTLAKQGRVITICDELYDRDNTRYASMQTLAANYRTKLASNLSRWLNGNSSANNPPANVRDSIMYDTKFKGLISSQSYNVPGNDFGSALYNDHHFHYGYYLYAAAVIARKNPGFLTANGNYYLNRVTELARDIANPSKTDQYFALQRYKDWFDGNSWANGMVPYGGGKNQESSSEAANAWYGLYLLGVASGNDNMKYQGAVMLQQEIRAAQKYYHIKNTNPTFPTFYTSQFKTVTNLYQGIIDASTFFGDPVQKNYYSEGIQIVPVTPVTEKLWGDIAFDQTMYDFSPNGWKFTQCFTPGNTDPDATKWGTIGVGVQAMAYPDVALSFWNNYGFTNSNFDNGQSQTNTLHWIVTRKYNTLGINVHNISADIPKSFNLKQNYPNPFNPATKIVYDLPFNSKVTLKIFDALGREVSVLASNEVQNAGSYAADFNAANLPSGIYFYTLNAESGKQNYFKTMKMVLVK, translated from the coding sequence ATGAAAAAGTTATACCCCCTTTTTCTTCTGATGTTCTTTATAACAAGCAATTCTTATTCTCAGTGGAACTACGGTTCTCCGTTCTCCACCGCTGCTGAGCAGTCAACATGGCAGCATGTGGTAAATCCATTGCCTATAGCCGGAAATTTTGTTTTAGATAGTATAACCGGCGCTTACCCGACAAATGCCTGGTTCAATCAGTTCTATCTTTATGGTAATGCCTGGCCTAATATTTCAGGACCTTTAGGACAAAACAGTATTTACACATACCCCTACCAAATTCGTTTTGGTACACAGTTAGATAGCAATCGATATCCCAATAAATATGCGTATCTTGGTATTAACTACAGACCATTTGGTACACAACAACTTGGCACACCGCAATTTCCAAAATATGCTTATGATGACGGACTTTATTTCGCAATGGGTACATCTGTTAATCCGGCAAATTATAAGCCTGCCATATTGAATAACTATACTGAAATTTCTGCAACGATAAAATTTACAAACACAACAAATACCAACCAGTATTATTACGCGCCTCTTGTGAGAGGTATGCCTTACATGACAATGATTTATAACAATGTAACTCCGGCTATTTATTTCCCGTCTCCTATTGTTCACTGGGTAAACGATACAGAGTTATTAACACCGGGACAGCAGTTTACCGGTACTGTATTTAAAATAAAAACTCTTGAGGGTGATCCGAATCTTTTCAGATCGCAGACATGGATGATTTACAGCTCTACCCCTATTACGCTTACTTATAATCAGCAGCCATATAACGGAGCAACTCAGGACGGACTTATTGCAACTGCGCCTATTACCGGCTGGATAAGAATGGCTCATGTTACTTACACAGGTGACCCTAAAGCATCAGACTCTACTGCCCGTATAAATCTCTTAAATGCTTATTCAAAGTTTATTCCTGTCAAGGGTGATGTGCAGGTAAATGTTGCAAACAGCAGCAGCACAACTGCAACTATGAATTTTAATTTTACAAGATACAACGAAGCTTCATTCGGCTCTAATGATTCATTATTAATGATGGCTCTTCCGCATCACGTTGATATGCTTCCTGCAGGTTCAACTACACAATTAATGAACTATCAGGTCATAAAAGGAATACTGAGCGAGGTAAAGAAAAAGACATGGGTTATGACGGAAAATCTTCCGCAATACACCTGGAATCCTGACAGAGGAACTCTTACCAACGTTCCGCTTAACTGGTGCGATTCAATTCAAAGATATGCTATAGGCGATTCAGTTTATTTTATGGCTCAATATCAATGGTCAGATGTTTACGCCGCAGGAAAAACTCTTGCAAAGCAGGGACGCGTAATAACAATCTGTGATGAATTGTATGACCGTGATAATACACGCTACGCTTCAATGCAGACACTTGCAGCAAATTACAGAACCAAGCTTGCATCAAATTTATCAAGATGGCTAAACGGAAACAGCTCTGCAAATAATCCCCCTGCAAATGTCCGCGACTCCATTATGTACGATACTAAATTTAAAGGTTTGATTTCCAGCCAGTCATATAATGTACCCGGCAATGACTTCGGAAGCGCGTTGTACAACGACCACCATTTCCATTACGGATATTATTTATATGCTGCGGCAGTAATCGCCAGAAAAAATCCGGGCTTCCTTACTGCAAACGGAAATTATTATCTTAACAGAGTAACTGAGCTTGCAAGAGATATTGCAAACCCAAGTAAGACTGACCAGTATTTTGCTCTGCAAAGATATAAAGACTGGTTCGACGGAAACTCATGGGCAAATGGTATGGTGCCATATGGCGGCGGAAAAAATCAGGAAAGCTCATCCGAAGCTGCTAATGCCTGGTACGGATTGTATTTATTGGGTGTTGCTTCAGGAAATGATAATATGAAATATCAGGGAGCAGTAATGCTTCAACAGGAAATAAGAGCAGCGCAAAAATATTATCATATAAAAAATACAAATCCCACTTTTCCGACTTTTTATACAAGTCAGTTTAAAACTGTAACGAATTTGTATCAGGGAATAATAGATGCCAGTACATTTTTTGGTGATCCTGTTCAAAAAAATTACTACTCTGAGGGAATTCAGATAGTCCCTGTTACGCCAGTTACGGAAAAACTTTGGGGCGATATTGCATTTGACCAGACGATGTATGATTTTTCGCCCAACGGATGGAAATTTACGCAGTGCTTTACTCCGGGCAATACAGACCCCGATGCAACCAAATGGGGAACAATAGGAGTAGGTGTACAGGCAATGGCATATCCCGATGTTGCTCTTTCTTTCTGGAATAACTATGGATTCACAAACAGCAATTTCGATAACGGTCAAAGCCAGACAAATACTCTTCACTGGATTGTAACAAGAAAGTATAATACGCTTGGTATAAACGTGCATAATATTTCTGCTGATATTCCTAAATCATTTAATTTAAAACAGAACTATCCTAATCCGTTTAATCCTGCTACAAAAATTGTTTATGACCTTCCATTCAACAGTAAGGTTACACTCAAAATTTTTGATGCATTAGGCAGAGAGGTTTCTGTTTTAGCAAGTAATGAAGTACAAAATGCAGGAAGCTACGCAGCTGACTTCAATGCAGCAAATCTTCCTAGCGGGATTTACTTCTATACTCTTAATGCCGAAAGCGGAAAACAAAATTATTTTAAAACGATGAAGATGGTACTTGTAAAGTAG
- a CDS encoding S8 family serine peptidase has product MKSIFIALFSLMFISAALPQDYYYYFGKKIELNRREDKAVIVTNELGQNKASMENEIKSVLDAGDELKNSYNNTYEVIFKNNFGAQKVQNFVNRFAGRENLIKFIAPAYYTDNLKITIICADEFMVKLKSENDRNKLDLLNIQNGVQIVESFPGSRMFNMKTFNGNSKTSLELSDIYLATGLFEYAEPNFIYPDYCLLNFTPNDPLYTSQWHLNNTSQTVTPNPGGYNGVDSATYKGITGSDMKVNLAWNFTTGDASLELGVVDTGIDSTHPDLRLNLLAGYDGAYNVNTVPRDSNGHGTCTGGLVAASGNNALGVTGIAYGCKLRSYRIFNGAGSAANSYITRVFQRAKTNGAAVLSNSWGGGSPASSVSNAIDSCALYGNSGKGCVILFSSGNEGRNPPSYPSYLRNVVCVGASTASDQKKAPGNAQQFWWGGNYGSAIQSDGSSSYFGDIDCVAPTITVTTDIQGTGGDNTAAGTAGDYYYAFNGTSCSCPNAAGVAGLIYSVNTSQTAAQVKDALLRGCDKIDNISYDSAKAYGQWNEYFGYGRVNAYNSVRLAAGVDVIPPTIKHANIESSNSTYPSAVTAAITDLGGGSVDNTSPKVIYRTNKNNAGWSAFDTVSYSSLAGSVFAFKIPGYGWETQVQYYLTAKDNSGNTAYFPIHAPDTTNLCYYAIGNIQSVTQKITGPTSIPTSSYVYTGTTTFASFKILKTKVRLSLRHTRVSDINVALVSPLTSMNATFGMKCLFSENSSGTTTGISNPTITDSASSFWNGLTQPYTSGLVKPDYSFAGFNGTSSAGAWKLLIYDGVTGTGGTFDSCSITLYKTSGTTSPSAGFNTASDSICTFNGTQTDTINYYLKNRGTASLTISGTTFSGTYASKFSLISSPASIAAGDSGLFKIRCNPLAPKPVKGNEQQFDNSENATLDITTNDPSKPTLKVSLQTPDPLPVELANFTSSVDRNNVKLNWTTTFEQNNSGFDIERKLVSTNEWVKVTNISGAGNSNTQINYSYSDNFISTGKYNYRLKQIDFNGNYKYYELANEVNVGIPTQFSLSQNYPNPFNPSTKINYDLPFDSKVSIKIFDLTGREISSVVNQVQPAGYYSLNFNASNLASGIYFYSIIAEGGNKSFVKSMKMVLVK; this is encoded by the coding sequence ATGAAAAGTATTTTTATTGCTTTATTTTCTCTTATGTTCATCAGCGCAGCTTTGCCGCAGGATTATTATTATTACTTTGGAAAAAAGATTGAACTCAACAGACGTGAAGATAAAGCCGTCATTGTTACAAATGAGCTTGGACAGAATAAAGCCTCAATGGAAAACGAAATTAAATCGGTTCTTGATGCAGGCGACGAATTAAAAAATTCTTACAACAACACATATGAAGTAATTTTCAAAAATAATTTCGGAGCCCAAAAAGTTCAGAACTTTGTAAACAGATTTGCGGGAAGAGAAAACTTAATAAAATTTATTGCTCCTGCTTACTACACTGATAATCTGAAAATAACAATTATCTGCGCAGATGAATTTATGGTAAAGCTTAAAAGTGAAAATGACAGAAACAAACTTGATCTGCTGAACATTCAAAACGGAGTTCAGATAGTTGAAAGCTTCCCCGGAAGCAGAATGTTCAATATGAAAACATTCAACGGTAACTCTAAAACTTCACTGGAGCTTTCCGATATTTACTTAGCAACCGGACTATTTGAATACGCAGAGCCGAATTTTATTTATCCTGATTACTGCTTACTTAATTTTACACCCAACGACCCGTTATATACTTCACAATGGCATTTGAATAATACATCACAAACAGTTACTCCAAACCCCGGCGGATATAACGGAGTTGACTCAGCCACTTACAAAGGAATTACCGGCTCTGATATGAAAGTTAATCTTGCATGGAATTTTACTACAGGAGATGCAAGCCTTGAGCTTGGAGTTGTAGATACAGGAATCGATTCGACACACCCTGACCTGCGCTTGAACTTACTTGCAGGATACGACGGAGCATATAATGTAAACACCGTGCCAAGAGATTCCAACGGACATGGAACATGTACAGGCGGACTGGTAGCAGCAAGCGGTAACAACGCATTGGGTGTAACAGGAATTGCATACGGATGTAAGCTGCGTTCATACAGAATTTTTAACGGCGCAGGCTCTGCTGCAAACTCTTACATAACAAGAGTATTCCAGAGAGCAAAAACAAACGGTGCAGCAGTATTAAGCAATAGCTGGGGAGGCGGTTCACCTGCATCATCAGTTTCAAATGCAATTGATAGCTGCGCACTTTACGGCAACAGCGGTAAGGGCTGCGTAATATTATTTTCATCAGGGAATGAAGGAAGAAATCCCCCGTCATATCCATCTTATTTAAGGAACGTTGTCTGTGTCGGCGCTTCAACAGCATCTGACCAGAAAAAAGCTCCCGGAAATGCGCAGCAATTCTGGTGGGGCGGCAACTACGGAAGCGCGATTCAGTCAGACGGCTCATCATCTTACTTCGGAGATATTGACTGCGTGGCACCGACAATTACAGTTACAACTGATATTCAGGGAACAGGTGGTGATAATACTGCTGCAGGAACAGCCGGAGATTATTATTATGCATTTAACGGAACGTCATGCTCATGTCCTAATGCAGCCGGTGTTGCAGGGCTTATATATTCAGTAAATACTTCGCAGACTGCTGCACAGGTAAAAGATGCGTTATTAAGAGGCTGCGATAAAATTGATAACATCAGTTACGATTCTGCTAAAGCATACGGTCAATGGAATGAATATTTCGGCTACGGCAGAGTAAATGCTTACAACTCGGTAAGACTTGCAGCAGGCGTGGATGTAATTCCTCCGACAATAAAACATGCCAATATAGAGTCAAGCAATTCAACTTATCCTTCTGCAGTTACAGCTGCAATTACAGATTTAGGCGGCGGAAGTGTTGATAACACTTCACCAAAAGTTATTTACAGAACAAATAAAAATAATGCAGGCTGGTCTGCATTCGATACTGTTTCGTATAGTTCACTGGCAGGAAGCGTATTCGCATTTAAAATTCCGGGCTACGGATGGGAAACACAAGTGCAATATTATTTAACAGCAAAAGATAACAGCGGAAATACAGCATACTTCCCTATTCACGCGCCGGATACAACAAATTTATGTTACTATGCAATTGGAAATATTCAGAGTGTTACACAGAAAATAACGGGACCGACTTCAATTCCGACATCATCGTATGTTTACACCGGAACAACAACATTTGCATCATTTAAAATCTTAAAAACAAAAGTTAGATTATCATTAAGACACACAAGAGTCTCAGATATAAACGTTGCTCTTGTAAGTCCGTTGACAAGCATGAACGCAACCTTTGGTATGAAGTGTCTTTTCAGTGAAAACAGTTCCGGCACAACTACAGGAATTTCAAATCCAACAATAACTGATTCCGCTTCATCATTCTGGAACGGGTTAACTCAACCATATACAAGCGGACTTGTAAAGCCGGATTATTCTTTTGCGGGATTTAACGGAACAAGTTCGGCAGGAGCATGGAAGCTATTAATTTATGATGGCGTTACAGGTACAGGCGGAACTTTTGATAGCTGTTCAATAACTTTATATAAAACTTCAGGAACTACAAGCCCTTCAGCAGGATTTAATACTGCTTCAGATTCCATCTGTACATTTAACGGAACACAAACAGATACGATTAATTATTATTTAAAAAACAGAGGCACTGCATCACTTACAATTTCAGGCACAACTTTCAGCGGGACATATGCATCCAAGTTCTCATTGATTTCATCTCCTGCTTCAATTGCTGCGGGAGACAGCGGGCTCTTTAAGATAAGATGTAATCCGCTTGCACCAAAACCTGTTAAAGGAAATGAACAGCAATTTGATAACTCAGAAAACGCAACACTTGATATAACCACAAATGATCCAAGCAAACCAACATTAAAAGTATCGCTGCAGACACCTGACCCGCTGCCTGTAGAGCTTGCTAACTTTACATCATCTGTAGATAGAAATAACGTAAAGCTAAACTGGACAACTACGTTTGAGCAAAACAATTCAGGATTTGATATTGAAAGAAAATTAGTATCAACTAATGAATGGGTTAAAGTAACGAACATTTCAGGAGCAGGAAATTCAAACACACAGATAAATTACTCATACAGCGATAACTTTATTTCAACAGGAAAATATAATTACAGGTTGAAGCAGATTGATTTCAACGGCAACTATAAATATTATGAGCTTGCAAATGAAGTGAATGTAGGAATACCAACACAGTTCAGTTTATCACAGAACTATCCGAATCCTTTTAATCCTTCTACGAAGATCAATTATGATTTGCCGTTCGATAGCAAGGTAAGCATTAAGATATTTGATTTAACCGGAAGAGAAATATCTTCAGTTGTAAATCAGGTGCAGCCGGCAGGTTATTACTCCTTAAATTTCAATGCATCAAATTTAGCAAGCGGGATTTATTTTTATTCAATAATAGCTGAAGGCGGGAATAAATCTTTTGTGAAGAGTATGAAAATGGTTTTAGTCAAATAA